CAGCTCGGCCGCCGTCCGGGCGGCCCGCTGGAGGTCGGAGGAGACCAGCAGGTCGGGCCGGAGCCCGCCCAGCAGCCGGGCGGCCCGCTGGGCCTGGAAGACACCCTGGTCGGTGAGCGGGATGTCGGTGGTGCCCTGGAACCTCGACTCGAGGTTCCAGGACGTCTGCCCGTGCCGCCAGAAGACGATGCGCGGCCCCCGCGCGGCGCGGCTCAGCTCTCGCCCCCGGCGGTCGCGTTGCCCGCAGCGTCGGTCACGGCACCCTCGGGGCGGTTGCGGGTCGCCACGGCGTCGGCCGGGAGCGGCAGCTCGGGGCAGTCCTTCCAGAGCCGGTCGAGGGAGTAGAAGGAGCGCTCCTCGGAGTGCTGGACGTGCACGACGATGTCGAGGTAGTCCAGCAGGATCCAGCGGCCCTCCCGCTCGCCCTCCCGGCGCACCGGCTTGACGTCCAGCTTCTCGCGCAGCTGGTCCTCGATCTCTTCGGCGATGGCCCGCACCTGGCGGTCGTTGGCCGCCGACGCGATGAGGAAGGCGTCGGTGATCGACAGCACCTCGCTCACGTCGAAGGCGATGATGTCGTGGGCCAGCTTGTCGGCCGCCGCCTG
The Kitasatospora paranensis genome window above contains:
- the rsfS gene encoding ribosome silencing factor, with the translated sequence MTATDRSQELLDVAAQAAADKLAHDIIAFDVSEVLSITDAFLIASAANDRQVRAIAEEIEDQLREKLDVKPVRREGEREGRWILLDYLDIVVHVQHSEERSFYSLDRLWKDCPELPLPADAVATRNRPEGAVTDAAGNATAGGES